A single window of Podarcis raffonei isolate rPodRaf1 chromosome 9, rPodRaf1.pri, whole genome shotgun sequence DNA harbors:
- the LOC128421065 gene encoding COP9 signalosome complex subunit 6-like: MCGIIESPLFLKLNPMMKHMDLPVSVFESVIDIINGEATMLFAELVYTLATEEAERIRVDHVAQMTATGSGENSTVPKHLIAQHSAIKMLHSLVKLISQYVKASEAGEVPFNHEILLETYALGHCLPVLSTDKFRTDFYDQCNDVGLMTYLGTITKTCNSTNWLHSPKSTSE; this comes from the coding sequence ATGTGTGGGATTATCGAGAGCCCCCTCTTCCTCAAACTGAACCCCATGATGAAACACATGGATCTGCCTGTCAGTGTCTTCGAGTCAGTGATTGACATCATCAATGGAGAGGCTACAATGCTGTTTGCTGAACTGGTGTACACTCTGGCCACAGAGGAGGCCGAGCGCATTAGGGTTGATCATGTGGCACAGATGACAGCGACAGGCAGTGGCGAGAACTCCACAGTGCCCAAGCATCTCATTGCCCAGCACAGTGCCATAAAGATGCTTCATAGCCTTGTCAAGCTCATCTCACAGTATGTTAAAGCCTCGGAAGCAGGGGAGGTGCCCTTCAACCATGAGATCTTGCTTGAGACCTATGCTCTCGGCCATTGCCTGCCTGTGCTGAGCACTGACAAGTTCAGAACAGATTTTTATGATCAATGCAATGACGTGGGCCTCATGACATACCTTGGCACCATCACCAAGACCTGCAACAGCACAAACTGGCTGCACTCCCCTAAGTCCACCTCTGAGTAG